Below is a genomic region from Cellulomonas sp. P24.
GTCAGTGCGATGGAGAGTGCCGGCGTCACCAACCCCACGTGCTTCGTCCAGCTTCCTGTCGAGTTCCCGGACGTCGCGGGGCACGGCAACGGCTCCGCGTACTTCGGCGAGGCCGACTACGGCCTGGCGATCAATGCTGACTCCAAGAACATCGGAGCGTCGAAGACCTTCGTCACGTGGATGACGATGTCGAAGACCGGTCAGCAGAACGTCGCGAACGCGCTCGACCTGCTTCCGTCACTCGGCGGGGTCTCGCCGAGCTGGGACGCCATCAGCCTGGTTGACGAGGCGACGCAGAAGCCTGCGATCGAGAAGCTGATCGCGGCGAGCAACGAGACGACGCAGTCTCGCCAGTGGCAGACCACCCAGGACACGCTGGACGCGATCGTTCTCGCCATCCAGCAGGTCCTCGACCCGACGATCACCATGTCGATCGACGACATCGCGGCTCAGCTCCAGAAGTCATCGGTGGCGAGCACCGTCGGCGTCAAGTAGGTCATTCGACAGGACTGGAGTTCATACGTGATGGCGAACCTTGCGAGGTCGGCAGGTTCACTGAATTCCAAGCCGGGTGGAAAGCGAGGTGGGTGGCTCGGTCAAGGGGCCACCCACCTCGTCCCGGGTGGTCTGAAGTGGATCCTCCCTGGCTTCATCTTGTCCGTGGGACTGATCTACTACAGCATCATCTACTCGGGGTATCTCTCCTTCTTCGACTGGCCAGGTGGCCGGGCGAAGATGACGTCGGTGGGTGTCGCGAACTACCAGGAGGCGCTCTCCGACCCAGTGTTCTGGATCGCCATCCGGAACGTCCTCATCTACTTCGTGGTCATCTTCACCGTCCAGGTGGTCGGCGGGCTCTCCTTCGCGGCGGCGATGCACTCGAAGGTCTACCTCGCGAACATCTACAAGATCATCATCGTGGTCCCGGTCGTGGTGGCCCCGGCGACGATGGCGCCGGCGCACATCGAGGTGTGGCAGACCAACGGCACCTTCAATGCGATCTTGCGGGCGATCGGCCTCGACTCCTGGACCCAGGGCTGGATCGGGCAGTCCACCACGGCGTTGTTCGTCGTCATCATGGCGGGGTGCTGGGGCGCGATCGGATTCGGTTTCATCCTGTACTTCGCGGCCATGGGGCAGATCGAGCCGGAGATGATCGAGGCGGCGCGGATCGACGGCGCGGGGAACATCCGCATGCTGAGGTCGATCGTGCTTCCGAACGTGCGCTCGGTGACGGTGTCGCTCGGCATCCTCAACTTCATGACGGCGCTCAAGCTCTTCGACACGCCGTGGCTGCTCACCCAGGGTGGCCCCGCTCACTCGTCCGAGTTCCTCGGCACGATGATCTATTCAGAGACGGCGGGTTCGTCGCGGAACCTCGGGTACGCGGCGGCGCTGTCCATCCTGCTGCTGGTGATGGCGATCGGTATCTCGATCGCGATTCAGCTGCGTTCCCGCGAGAAGAGCCCGACGGGCGCCCGCAGGTCGAAGAAGAAGGTGGCCGGACATGTTTGAGACGCGAACCCGATGGGCGCAGGTTCTGCTCCAGGTGCTCGTCACCATCGCGGTGATCCCGCTCCTCATCCCGCTTGTGACGATGGTGGCCCGATCGCTCGAGGGGCGCGGGTGGGGCAACTACCTGGCCGTGCTCGAGGTGCCGGGATTCCTCACGTTCTTCCGCAACTCGGCCATCGTCTCGGGTGGTTCCATCGCCATCATCTACCTGGCGACGATGGCCGGCGCCTTCGGTTTCTCCAAGCTGCGGATCCGGCACAAGGAGGTGTTCTTCTGGATGATGATGGCGGCGCTGACGTTGCCGGAGGTCGTCCTGATCGCCCCGTTGTACGCCACCGCGGTCAAGCTCGGGATGATGGGCACCTTCTGGTCGGTGATCCTGCCGATCGCCGCGTTGCAGGTGCCGTTCACGGTCCTCCTGACCCGCGGGTACATGGACGGCATCCCTGACACGTTGTTCGAGGCCGCCCGGCTCGACGGGGCGAACACGTGGCGGTTCTTCTGGTCGATCCTCGTGCCGCTCGCGCGGCCGATGGCGACGGCCATCATCATCCTGGTGCTGATCAACTCGTGGAACTCGTACCTGCTCCCGAAGGTGTTCCTCATCAACGACAACATGGGCGTCGTCACCCTGCTGCCGGAGTTCTTCCGACGCCAGTACAACGACGACACCCCGAAGGTCCTCGCCGCGGCCGTGATCACGGCGATCCCGACGATCGTCGCGTACATCTCGCTCCAGAAGCAGTTCGAGCGTGGCATGGCGGCGGGCGCGATCAAGTAGTGCGGGTTCCGGTGAGTGTGCGCGTGACGACGACGGGAGCGAGATCGTGAGTGTGCTGGGTGGTGCGGCGCCCGAGGGCGCGGGCCGGGAGGCGGCTCGGGAGCCGATCCGCTACGCCGTGGTGGGCAACGGCTGGCGGGCGGGCATCTTCGGACGGCTCGCCGAGCTCTTCCCCGAGCGGTTGCGGGTCACCGGGGTGGTGACCAGGACCGCCGAGGGAGGCGAGCGGGCCGAGCAGCAGTGGCACACGCCGTCGTTCCGCACGCTTGCGGACGCGGTGCGGGCCGAGCGGCCGGACTTCGTCGTCGCGGCGGTGCCGTGGTCGGTCGCGCCGCAGATCACTCGCGAGGCCGTGGCGCTCGACCTGCCGGTGCTCAGCGAGACTCCCCCGGCCCCGGACGTGCCAGGTCTGGTCGAGCTGTGGTCCCAGGTGGGCGCGTCCGGCCTCGTGCAGGTCGCCGAGCAGTACCCGCTCTACCCCGGGCACGCTGCGCGGCTGCGGCTGATCGATGCAGGGGTGCTCGGTGCGGTGAGCAACGTCCAGGTCTCCTCGACGCACCAGTACCACGCGATGGCGCTCATGCGAGCGATGCTCGGCGTCGGTTTCGATGACGCCGCGGTGACGGCGTTCCGGACGGAGTTCGGGCTGGCGAGCCCGATCGGTCGAGATGGCTGGACGGGCGATCTGACGCCGCAGCCGTCGTGGAACCTGCTCGCGCACTACGACTTCGGCGACGGCCGCAGCGGGCTGTACGACTTCACCGACAACCAGTGGCACAACGAGCTGCGGTCCAACCGGATCCTGGTGCGTGGCAGCCACGGCGAGCTGGTCACCGACCACGTGGTGCACGTGACGGACACGCAGACGGTCCTGGAGTCCGACCTCGTGCGCCGACAGACGGGGCGGGACATGAACTTCGAGGGATTCGACCTGGACCACATCGCCTTCGAGGGGAAGGTCGTCTACCGCAACGCGTGGCAGGGCGGTCGGCTGGCCGACGACGAGATCGCCGTCGCCTCGCTGCTGGCCGGGATGGGTGCGTGGGTGCGCGACGGAGGACCGGCGCCCTACCCGCTCGCCGACGCGTGCCAGGACCATCTGCTCGCGCTGGCGATCGACGAGTCGCTCGCCACGGGCCGGGCGGTGCGGACGACGCGCCGGCCCTGGGCGTCCTGACCGACCTCGCGGCGTGGTCGGCACCCGCCGAGCCCGTCCCATCCGTGCGGTCCGGCGATCGCGCACCGACAGAGAGCAGAAGGCCATGGCCGTCACGAACCTCGTGCTGAACGTCGCGGACGTCGCGCGCTCGGTGGACTTCTACACCGGGCTGCTCGGCGCGGTGGTCACGGGAGAACCCACGTCGGAGAGGGCTGTCCTCGACCTGGTCACCGCGACGCTGGAGCTGCGTCTGCTCGCCGACGGCGCCGCGTGCCCGTGGCAGGAGGACGACAGGTCTCTCGGATTTCGGCACCTCGGGTTCAAGGTCGAGGCCGTCGACCCGCTCGTCGCACAGTTGCGGGCGGCCGGCGTCCGGCTCCGTCTCGAGCCCGTCGATGCCGTGGGGGAGGTCCGGATCGCGTTCTTCTACGACCCGGACGGCACGGTGCTGGAGGTCGTCGAGGGCCACCTCAGGTATCACGACGTCGTCGACGCCGCGGCCGTGGCCGCCGAGCGCGCGCTGCCGGTTCCCACCCGTCCTCGCTTCGATCACGTGGGGGTGACGAGCCGTGACCTTGCGACGACCGTCGCGACCTACCGGCCGCTGGGGTTCCGGCACAGCGGCACGCTGCACTTCCGGGACGACCCGAGGGGTTTCCGGATCGACTACCTCAAGGGTGGAGACACGGTGATCGAGGTCTTCACCTTCGACGTCGAGGTCTGGCCGGCACCGCCGCGCACGGACACCTACGGCTTCGCGGCGGCGCAGCTGGACGGCGCCCCGGGCGTCGTGGCCGGGGCGGAGGTCGGGATCGTCGACGGGCGACGTGTGCTCGTCGCCTCCGACGACTTCCCCGTGATGGTGGGCCGGTGATCGAGGTGCGGGTCGGTGGGCCCGGCTGGGTGCGGACACTCGGCGGTACCGGCCTCGAGGTGACGGCGCTGGGCGTCGGTGGCGGACCGCTCGGCAGCATGCCCGAGGCGTTCGGGTACTCCGTCTCGCAGGATCAGGCGGTCGACCTCGTCGAGGCGGTGCTCGCGAGCCCGATCCGCGTGCTGGACACGTCCAACGGCTACTCCGACGGGGAGAGCGAGCGACGCATCGGGGCCGGGATCGCCCGGGCCGGTGGCCTGCCGCCGGACGTGCTCGTCATCACCAAGGTCGATGCGCGAGACGGCGACTACTCGGGCCGCAGGGTGCGGGAGTCGGTGCGGGAGAGCCGTGAGCGACTCGGCCTCGACACCCTTCCTTTGGTGCACCTGCACGATCCGGAGTTCCACGACTGGGACGACCTCACGTCGCGCGGCGGAGCGGTGGAGACCCTCGTGCGGATGCGCGAGGAGGGGACGATCGGGCACATCGGTGTCGCGGGAGGTGACACCCGGGTGCTGTCGCGGTACCTCGACCTCGGTGTGTTCGACGCGGTGCTGGTGCACAGCCGGCTGACGGTCGTGGACCGCAGCGCCGAGCAGCTCGTCGCGCGTGCCGAGGCCGAGGGGCTGGGGGTCGTCAATGCGGCCGTGTACGGCGGCGGCATCCTGGCCGACCCGTCGGGCGGCTCCTCCCGGTACGGCTACCAGCA
It encodes:
- a CDS encoding carbohydrate ABC transporter permease — protein: MGLIYYSIIYSGYLSFFDWPGGRAKMTSVGVANYQEALSDPVFWIAIRNVLIYFVVIFTVQVVGGLSFAAAMHSKVYLANIYKIIIVVPVVVAPATMAPAHIEVWQTNGTFNAILRAIGLDSWTQGWIGQSTTALFVVIMAGCWGAIGFGFILYFAAMGQIEPEMIEAARIDGAGNIRMLRSIVLPNVRSVTVSLGILNFMTALKLFDTPWLLTQGGPAHSSEFLGTMIYSETAGSSRNLGYAAALSILLLVMAIGISIAIQLRSREKSPTGARRSKKKVAGHV
- a CDS encoding VOC family protein, producing MAVTNLVLNVADVARSVDFYTGLLGAVVTGEPTSERAVLDLVTATLELRLLADGAACPWQEDDRSLGFRHLGFKVEAVDPLVAQLRAAGVRLRLEPVDAVGEVRIAFFYDPDGTVLEVVEGHLRYHDVVDAAAVAAERALPVPTRPRFDHVGVTSRDLATTVATYRPLGFRHSGTLHFRDDPRGFRIDYLKGGDTVIEVFTFDVEVWPAPPRTDTYGFAAAQLDGAPGVVAGAEVGIVDGRRVLVASDDFPVMVGR
- a CDS encoding Gfo/Idh/MocA family protein, whose amino-acid sequence is MSVLGGAAPEGAGREAAREPIRYAVVGNGWRAGIFGRLAELFPERLRVTGVVTRTAEGGERAEQQWHTPSFRTLADAVRAERPDFVVAAVPWSVAPQITREAVALDLPVLSETPPAPDVPGLVELWSQVGASGLVQVAEQYPLYPGHAARLRLIDAGVLGAVSNVQVSSTHQYHAMALMRAMLGVGFDDAAVTAFRTEFGLASPIGRDGWTGDLTPQPSWNLLAHYDFGDGRSGLYDFTDNQWHNELRSNRILVRGSHGELVTDHVVHVTDTQTVLESDLVRRQTGRDMNFEGFDLDHIAFEGKVVYRNAWQGGRLADDEIAVASLLAGMGAWVRDGGPAPYPLADACQDHLLALAIDESLATGRAVRTTRRPWAS
- a CDS encoding carbohydrate ABC transporter permease, with product MFETRTRWAQVLLQVLVTIAVIPLLIPLVTMVARSLEGRGWGNYLAVLEVPGFLTFFRNSAIVSGGSIAIIYLATMAGAFGFSKLRIRHKEVFFWMMMAALTLPEVVLIAPLYATAVKLGMMGTFWSVILPIAALQVPFTVLLTRGYMDGIPDTLFEAARLDGANTWRFFWSILVPLARPMATAIIILVLINSWNSYLLPKVFLINDNMGVVTLLPEFFRRQYNDDTPKVLAAAVITAIPTIVAYISLQKQFERGMAAGAIK
- a CDS encoding aldo/keto reductase; the encoded protein is MIEVRVGGPGWVRTLGGTGLEVTALGVGGGPLGSMPEAFGYSVSQDQAVDLVEAVLASPIRVLDTSNGYSDGESERRIGAGIARAGGLPPDVLVITKVDARDGDYSGRRVRESVRESRERLGLDTLPLVHLHDPEFHDWDDLTSRGGAVETLVRMREEGTIGHIGVAGGDTRVLSRYLDLGVFDAVLVHSRLTVVDRSAEQLVARAEAEGLGVVNAAVYGGGILADPSGGSSRYGYQQASVATLEAVHRMAELCTRWGTDLPTAALQYSLRDQRVHLTVVGISKRRRLDGLIEAVGVDLSPEFWDELETLVPAPENWLDAG